The following are from one region of the Pseudomonas lalucatii genome:
- a CDS encoding sarcosine oxidase subunit alpha has protein sequence MSQVNRLSQGGRVDRSQPLTFTFNGQSYQGFAGDTLAAALLANGVDIVGRSFKYSRPRGIVAAGAEEPNAVLQIGSTEAAQIPNVRATQQALYSGLVATSTNGWPNVNNDLMGILGKVGGKMMPPGFYYKTFMYPQNLWLTYEKYIRKAAGLGRAPRENDPDSYDYMNQHCDVLVVGSGPAGLAAALAAGRSGARVILADEQEEFGGSLLATRETLDGKPAADWAAAAIAELQGMSEVTLLPRATVNGYHDHNFLTIHQRLTDHLGEIAPMGQVRQRMHRVRAKRVVLATGAHERPLVYANNDVPGNMLADAVSTYVRRYGVAPGRQLVLSTNNDYAYRVVLDWLDAGQQVVAVADARPNPRGAWVEEARKRGVRILTGSAVVEARGSKRVTGARICAIDLNKHKVTSPGEVLDCDLIVSSGGYSPVVHLASHLGGKPTWREDILAFVPGEGFQKRLCAGAVNGVFALGDALADGFEAGASAAAEAGFKAVSGSLPKTEKRTEEPAVALFQVPHDKSTARAPKQFVDLQNDVTAAGIELATREGFESVEHVKRYTALGFGTDQGKLGNINGLAIAARSMGISIPQMGTTMFRPNYTPVTFGAVAGRNCGELFDAKRYTALHAWHLKHGAEFEDVGQWKRPWYFPKNGEDLHAAVARECKAVRDSVGILDASTLGKIDIQGPDAREFLNRVYSNAWTKLDVGKARYGLMCKEDGMVFDDGVTACLADNHFVMTTTTGGAGRVMEWLEIYHQTEWPELKVYFTSVTDHWATLTLSGPNSRKLLAEVTDIDLDKDAFPFMTWKEGKVGGVPARVFRISFTGELSYEVNVQADYAMGVLEQIAEAGKKYNLTPYGTETMHVLRAEKGFIIVGQDTDGSVTPDDLGMGWCVGRTKPFSWIGWRGMNREDCLREDRKQLVGLKPVDPNKVLPEGAQLVFDPKQAIPMTMVGHVTSSYMSAAMGYSFAMALVKGGLKRMGEKVYAPLVDGSVIEAEICSPVFYDPKGDRQNI, from the coding sequence ATGAGCCAGGTCAATCGTCTCTCCCAGGGCGGGCGCGTCGATCGCAGCCAGCCTTTGACCTTCACGTTCAACGGCCAGAGCTACCAGGGCTTCGCCGGCGACACCCTGGCCGCCGCGCTGCTGGCCAACGGCGTCGACATCGTCGGCCGCAGCTTCAAGTACTCGCGTCCGCGCGGCATCGTCGCCGCCGGCGCCGAAGAGCCCAACGCCGTGCTGCAGATCGGCTCCACCGAGGCGGCGCAGATCCCCAACGTGCGCGCCACCCAGCAGGCGCTGTACAGCGGCCTGGTGGCGACCAGCACCAACGGCTGGCCGAACGTCAACAACGACCTGATGGGGATTCTCGGCAAGGTCGGCGGCAAGATGATGCCGCCGGGGTTCTACTACAAGACCTTCATGTACCCGCAGAACCTCTGGCTGACCTACGAGAAGTACATCCGCAAGGCCGCCGGCCTGGGCCGTGCGCCGCGGGAGAACGACCCGGACAGCTACGACTACATGAACCAGCACTGCGACGTGCTGGTGGTCGGCTCCGGCCCCGCCGGCCTGGCCGCGGCCCTGGCCGCCGGGCGCAGCGGCGCCCGGGTGATCCTCGCCGACGAGCAGGAAGAGTTCGGCGGCAGCCTGCTGGCCACCCGCGAGACCCTCGACGGCAAGCCGGCCGCCGACTGGGCCGCCGCGGCCATCGCCGAGCTGCAGGGCATGAGCGAAGTCACCCTGCTGCCGCGGGCCACGGTCAACGGTTACCACGACCACAACTTCCTCACCATCCACCAGCGCCTCACCGACCACCTCGGCGAGATCGCCCCCATGGGCCAGGTGCGTCAGCGCATGCACCGCGTGCGGGCCAAGCGCGTGGTGCTGGCTACCGGCGCCCACGAGCGCCCGCTGGTGTACGCCAACAACGACGTGCCGGGCAACATGCTGGCCGACGCGGTGTCCACCTACGTGCGCCGTTACGGCGTGGCGCCGGGCCGCCAGCTGGTGCTGTCGACCAACAACGACTACGCCTACCGCGTGGTGCTCGACTGGCTGGACGCCGGCCAGCAGGTGGTCGCCGTCGCCGATGCGCGGCCCAACCCGCGCGGTGCCTGGGTCGAGGAAGCGCGCAAGCGTGGCGTGCGTATCCTCACCGGCAGTGCCGTGGTCGAGGCCCGCGGCAGCAAGCGGGTGACCGGTGCGCGCATCTGCGCCATCGACCTGAACAAGCACAAGGTCACCAGCCCCGGTGAGGTGCTGGACTGCGACCTGATCGTCAGCTCCGGCGGCTACAGCCCGGTGGTGCACCTGGCCTCGCACCTGGGCGGCAAGCCGACCTGGCGCGAAGACATCCTCGCCTTCGTCCCGGGTGAAGGTTTCCAGAAGCGCCTGTGCGCCGGCGCCGTCAACGGCGTATTCGCCCTCGGCGACGCCCTGGCCGACGGCTTCGAGGCCGGCGCCTCGGCCGCCGCCGAAGCGGGCTTCAAGGCCGTCAGCGGCAGCCTGCCGAAGACCGAGAAGCGCACCGAGGAGCCGGCCGTCGCGCTGTTCCAGGTGCCCCACGACAAGTCCACCGCGCGGGCGCCGAAGCAGTTCGTCGACCTGCAGAACGACGTCACCGCGGCCGGCATCGAACTGGCCACCCGCGAGGGCTTCGAGTCGGTCGAGCACGTCAAGCGCTACACCGCGCTGGGCTTCGGCACCGACCAGGGCAAGCTGGGCAACATCAACGGTCTGGCCATCGCCGCCCGTTCCATGGGCATCAGCATCCCGCAGATGGGCACCACCATGTTCCGCCCGAACTACACCCCGGTGACCTTCGGTGCCGTGGCCGGGCGCAACTGCGGCGAGCTGTTCGACGCCAAGCGCTACACCGCGCTGCATGCCTGGCACCTGAAGCACGGCGCCGAGTTCGAGGACGTCGGCCAGTGGAAGCGTCCCTGGTACTTCCCGAAGAACGGCGAGGACCTGCACGCCGCCGTGGCCCGCGAGTGCAAGGCCGTGCGCGACAGCGTCGGCATCCTCGATGCCTCGACCCTGGGCAAGATCGACATCCAGGGCCCGGATGCGCGCGAGTTCCTCAACCGTGTGTACAGCAACGCCTGGACCAAGCTGGATGTTGGCAAGGCGCGCTACGGCCTGATGTGCAAGGAAGACGGCATGGTCTTCGACGACGGTGTGACCGCCTGCCTGGCCGACAACCATTTCGTCATGACCACCACCACCGGTGGCGCCGGTCGGGTGATGGAATGGCTGGAGATCTACCACCAGACCGAATGGCCGGAGCTGAAGGTGTACTTCACCTCGGTCACCGACCACTGGGCGACCCTGACCCTGTCCGGCCCCAACAGCCGCAAGCTGCTGGCCGAGGTCACCGACATCGACCTGGACAAGGACGCCTTCCCGTTCATGACCTGGAAGGAAGGCAAGGTCGGCGGCGTGCCGGCCCGGGTGTTCCGCATCTCCTTCACCGGCGAGCTGAGCTACGAGGTCAACGTCCAGGCCGACTACGCCATGGGCGTGCTGGAGCAGATCGCCGAGGCGGGCAAGAAGTACAACCTGACCCCCTACGGCACCGAGACCATGCACGTGCTGCGCGCCGAGAAGGGCTTCATCATCGTCGGCCAGGACACCGACGGTTCGGTGACCCCGGACGATCTGGGCATGGGCTGGTGCGTCGGTCGCACCAAGCCGTTCTCCTGGATCGGCTGGCGCGGCATGAACCGCGAGGACTGCCTGCGCGAAGACCGCAAGCAGCTGGTCGGCCTCAAGCCGGTCGATCCGAACAAGGTGCTGCCGGAAGGCGCGCAGCTGGTGTTCGATCCGAAGCAGGCGATCCCCATGACCATGGTCGGTCACGTGACCTCCAGCTACATGAGCGCGGCGATGGGCTACTCCTTCGCCATGGCCCTGGTCAAGGGCGGTCTCAAGCGCATGGGCGAGAAGGTCTACGCACCGCTGGTCGATGGCAGCGTGATCGAGGCGGAGATCTGCAGCCCGGTGTTCTACGACCCGAAAGGCGATCGTCAGAACATCTGA
- the glyA gene encoding serine hydroxymethyltransferase produces the protein MFSKQDQIQGYDDELLAAMNAEEARQEHHIELIASENYTSKRVMQAQGSGLTNKYAEGYPGKRYYGGCEHVDVVEQLAIDRAKQLFGADFANVQPHSGSSANSAVYLALLNAGDTILGMSLAHGGHLTHGSKVSSSGKLYNAVQYGLDTATGLIDYDEVERLAVEHQPKMIVAGFSAYSKTLDFPRFRAIADKVGALLFVDMAHVAGLVAAGLYPNPLPYADVVTTTTHKTLRGPRGGLILAKSNPEIEKKLNAAVFPGAQGGPLMHVIAAKAVCFKEALEPEFKEYQAQVIKNAQAMAKVFIERGFDVVSGGTDNHLFLLSLIKQGLTGKDADAALGRVGITVNKNSVPNDPQSPFVTSGLRIGTPAVTTRGFKEAQCVALAGWICDVLDHLGDADVEAQVAKLAAGLCADYPVYR, from the coding sequence TCAGCAAACAAGATCAAATCCAAGGCTACGACGACGAACTGCTGGCGGCGATGAACGCCGAAGAAGCGCGTCAGGAGCACCACATCGAGCTGATCGCCTCGGAAAACTACACCAGCAAGCGCGTCATGCAGGCCCAGGGCAGCGGCCTGACCAACAAGTACGCCGAAGGCTACCCGGGCAAGCGCTACTACGGCGGCTGCGAGCACGTCGACGTGGTCGAGCAGCTGGCCATCGACCGCGCCAAGCAGCTGTTCGGCGCCGATTTCGCCAACGTCCAGCCGCACTCCGGCTCCTCGGCCAACAGCGCCGTGTACCTGGCCCTGCTCAACGCCGGCGACACCATCCTGGGCATGAGCCTGGCCCATGGCGGCCACCTGACCCATGGTTCCAAGGTCAGCTCCTCCGGCAAGCTGTACAACGCCGTGCAGTACGGCCTGGACACCGCCACCGGGCTGATCGACTACGACGAAGTCGAGCGCCTGGCCGTGGAGCACCAGCCGAAGATGATCGTCGCCGGCTTCAGCGCCTACTCCAAGACCCTGGACTTCCCGCGCTTCCGCGCCATCGCCGACAAGGTCGGCGCGCTGCTGTTCGTCGACATGGCCCACGTCGCCGGCCTGGTCGCCGCCGGCCTGTACCCGAACCCGCTGCCCTACGCCGACGTGGTCACCACCACCACCCACAAGACCCTGCGCGGTCCCCGTGGCGGTCTGATCCTGGCCAAGAGCAACCCGGAGATCGAGAAGAAGCTCAACGCCGCGGTGTTCCCCGGCGCCCAGGGCGGCCCGCTGATGCACGTGATCGCCGCCAAGGCGGTGTGCTTCAAGGAGGCCCTGGAGCCCGAGTTCAAGGAGTACCAGGCCCAGGTGATCAAGAACGCCCAGGCCATGGCCAAGGTGTTCATCGAGCGCGGCTTCGACGTGGTCTCCGGCGGCACCGACAACCACCTGTTCCTGCTCAGCCTGATCAAGCAGGGCCTGACCGGCAAGGATGCCGACGCCGCCCTGGGCCGCGTCGGCATCACGGTGAACAAGAACTCGGTGCCGAACGACCCGCAGTCGCCGTTCGTCACCTCGGGCCTGCGCATCGGCACCCCGGCGGTGACCACCCGCGGCTTCAAGGAGGCCCAGTGCGTCGCCCTGGCCGGCTGGATCTGCGACGTCCTCGACCACCTCGGCGACGCCGACGTCGAGGCCCAGGTCGCCAAGCTGGCCGCTGGCCTGTGCGCGGACTACCCGGTCTATCGTTGA
- a CDS encoding sarcosine oxidase subunit gamma: MTAINVYKQRPDAGKAESPLFHAGLDELARKGKSNAGVTLREKKLLGHLILRGDADDAKFAGGVHKALGLELPVALTLVAKGETSLQWLSPDEWLLIVPSGEEFATEQKLRAALEGQHIAIVNVSGGQTILELSGPKAREVLMKSSIYDVHPSNFPVGKAVGTAFAKSQLVIRHTGEDTWELLVRRSFSDYVWLWLQDASAEYGLAIKA, translated from the coding sequence ATGACCGCGATCAACGTCTACAAGCAGCGCCCCGATGCCGGCAAGGCCGAGTCCCCGCTGTTCCACGCCGGTCTCGACGAGCTGGCACGCAAGGGCAAGAGCAACGCCGGGGTGACCCTGCGCGAGAAGAAGCTGCTCGGCCACCTGATCCTGCGCGGCGACGCCGACGACGCCAAGTTCGCCGGCGGCGTGCACAAGGCCCTGGGCCTGGAGCTGCCGGTGGCCCTGACCCTGGTGGCCAAGGGCGAGACCTCGCTGCAGTGGCTGAGCCCGGACGAGTGGCTGCTGATCGTGCCGAGCGGCGAAGAGTTCGCCACCGAGCAGAAGCTGCGCGCCGCCCTGGAAGGGCAGCACATCGCCATCGTCAACGTCAGTGGCGGCCAGACCATTCTCGAACTGAGCGGCCCCAAGGCCCGCGAAGTGCTGATGAAGTCGAGCATCTACGACGTGCATCCGAGCAACTTCCCGGTGGGCAAGGCGGTCGGCACCGCCTTCGCCAAGAGCCAGCTGGTGATCCGCCATACCGGCGAGGACACCTGGGAACTGCTGGTGCGCCGCAGCTTCTCCGACTACGTCTGGCTGTGGCTGCAGGACGCCAGCGCCGAGTACGGTCTGGCGATCAAGGCCTAG
- a CDS encoding acyltransferase has protein sequence MRRPLTGLSVTLLLLLNTLLLIGPLLLIALGKFVLPGRRLKAASSRGVMWVAETWAELNKLIFARLLPTVWDIRGGGALRQDTSYLVISNHQSWVDIPALVQAFNRKTPYFKFFLKQQLIWVPLLGLAFWALDYPFMKRYSKAFLARHPELQGQDLAITRRACEKFRELPVTVVNYLEGTRFTPAKHAQQQSPYRYLLKPKAGGVAFVLAALGEQLDAVLDVTLVYPGQGIPGFWALISGQVPRVIIDIRTRPLDPALYQGDYENDGEFRRQVQDWVSQLWHEKDERIARLREEAAAATARPADA, from the coding sequence ATGCGCCGCCCGCTGACCGGCCTGAGCGTCACCCTGCTGCTGCTGCTCAACACCTTGCTGCTGATCGGCCCGCTGCTGCTGATCGCCCTCGGCAAGTTCGTCCTGCCCGGCCGCCGCCTCAAGGCCGCCAGTTCGCGCGGGGTGATGTGGGTGGCGGAGACCTGGGCGGAGCTGAACAAGCTGATCTTCGCCCGCCTGCTGCCCACGGTGTGGGACATCCGCGGCGGCGGCGCGCTGCGCCAGGACACCTCCTACCTGGTGATCAGCAATCACCAGTCCTGGGTCGACATCCCCGCCCTGGTGCAGGCGTTCAACCGCAAGACGCCCTACTTCAAGTTCTTCCTCAAGCAGCAGCTGATCTGGGTACCCCTGCTCGGCCTGGCCTTCTGGGCCCTCGACTACCCCTTCATGAAGCGCTACTCCAAGGCCTTCCTGGCCAGGCATCCCGAGCTCCAGGGCCAGGACCTGGCCATCACCAGGCGCGCCTGCGAGAAATTCCGCGAGCTGCCGGTGACCGTGGTCAACTACCTGGAGGGCACCCGCTTCACCCCGGCCAAGCACGCCCAGCAGCAGTCGCCCTACCGCTACCTGCTGAAGCCCAAGGCCGGCGGCGTGGCCTTCGTCCTCGCCGCCCTGGGTGAACAGCTGGATGCGGTGCTGGACGTCACCCTGGTCTACCCGGGCCAGGGCATACCCGGTTTCTGGGCGCTGATCAGCGGTCAGGTGCCGCGGGTGATAATCGACATTCGCACGCGCCCCCTCGACCCGGCGCTGTACCAGGGCGACTACGAGAACGACGGCGAGTTTCGCCGCCAGGTACAGGACTGGGTCAGCCAGCTGTGGCACGAGAAGGACGAGCGCATCGCCCGCTTGCGCGAAGAGGCCGCGGCCGCGACGGCGCGCCCGGCCGACGCCTAG
- a CDS encoding sarcosine oxidase subunit delta, protein MLHIFCPHCGELRSEEEYHAGGQAHIARPLDPNACTDEEWGEYLFFRDNPRGIHHELWVHAAGCRKYFNVTRHTVSYEILETYKIGERPSVTEASVAAKKTAGQGATV, encoded by the coding sequence ATGCTGCATATCTTCTGCCCCCACTGTGGCGAGCTGCGTTCCGAAGAGGAATATCACGCCGGCGGCCAGGCGCACATCGCGCGCCCGTTGGACCCCAATGCCTGCACCGACGAGGAGTGGGGCGAGTACCTGTTCTTCCGCGACAACCCGCGCGGCATCCACCACGAGCTGTGGGTGCACGCCGCCGGCTGCCGCAAGTACTTCAACGTCACTCGCCACACGGTGAGCTACGAAATCCTCGAGACCTACAAGATCGGCGAGCGCCCCAGCGTGACTGAGGCCAGCGTCGCCGCGAAGAAGACTGCCGGCCAAGGAGCAACCGTATGA
- the purU gene encoding formyltetrahydrofolate deformylase produces MSRTPDTWILTAHCPSLLGTVDAVTRLLYEQQCYVTEHHSFDDRLAAHFFIRVEFRVPAGFDETSFRAILAERLAPFGMHTELTPPGYRTKVVLMVSKADHCLNDLLYRQRIGQLAMDVVAVVSNHPDLEPLARWHDIPYYHFPLDPNDKPAQERKVLEVIEESGAELVVLARYMQVLSPELCRRLDGWAINIHHSLLPGFKGAKPYHQAYQKGVKLVGATAHYVNDHLDEGPIIAQGVETVDHAHYPEDLIAKGRDIECLTLAKAVGYHIERRVFLNANRTVVLNP; encoded by the coding sequence ATGAGCCGTACCCCTGATACCTGGATACTCACCGCCCATTGTCCGAGCCTGCTCGGCACCGTGGATGCGGTGACGCGCCTGCTCTACGAGCAGCAGTGCTACGTCACCGAACACCACTCGTTCGACGACCGGCTGGCCGCGCACTTCTTCATCCGCGTCGAGTTCCGCGTCCCGGCCGGCTTCGACGAGACCAGCTTCCGCGCCATCCTCGCCGAGCGCCTGGCGCCCTTCGGCATGCACACCGAGCTCACCCCGCCGGGCTACCGGACCAAGGTGGTGCTGATGGTGTCCAAGGCCGACCACTGCCTCAACGACCTGCTCTACCGCCAGCGCATCGGCCAACTGGCCATGGACGTGGTGGCCGTGGTGTCCAACCACCCCGACCTGGAGCCGCTGGCGCGCTGGCACGACATTCCCTACTACCACTTTCCCCTCGACCCCAACGACAAGCCGGCGCAGGAGCGCAAGGTGCTCGAGGTGATCGAGGAAAGCGGCGCGGAGCTGGTCGTGCTCGCCCGCTACATGCAGGTGCTCTCGCCCGAGCTGTGCCGCCGCCTGGACGGCTGGGCGATCAACATCCACCACTCGCTGCTGCCCGGCTTCAAGGGCGCCAAGCCCTACCACCAGGCCTATCAGAAGGGCGTCAAGCTGGTCGGCGCCACCGCCCACTACGTCAACGACCACCTCGACGAGGGGCCGATCATCGCCCAGGGCGTGGAGACGGTGGACCACGCCCACTATCCGGAAGACCTGATCGCCAAGGGCCGCGACATCGAGTGCCTGACCCTGGCCAAGGCCGTTGGCTACCACATCGAGCGGCGCGTGTTCCTCAACGCCAACCGCACCGTGGTGCTGAACCCTTAA
- a CDS encoding sarcosine oxidase subunit beta has protein sequence MQRYSGFGLLKHSFSHHENWQRMWRNPTPKPVYDVIIVGGGGHGLATAYYLAKEFGVKNVAVIEKGWLGGGNTARNTTIVRSNYLWDESAQLYEHAMKLWEGLSQDLNYNVMFSQRGVFNLGHTLQDMRDIERRVSANRLNGIDGEVLNAKQVEELIPFMDCSKNTRYPVMGASLQRRGGVARHDAVAWGYARAADALGVDLIQQTEVIGFRKENGVCIGVETSRGFIGGKRVGVVTAGNSGHMAKLAGFRLPLESHPLQALVSEPIKPIIDSVIMSNAVHGYISQSDKGDLVIGAGIDGYNGYGQRGSYPTIEHTLQAIVELFPILSRVRMNRQWGGIVDTTPDACPIIAKTPVPNLFFNCGWGTGGFKATPGSGHVFAASLAKGEMHPLAKPFAIERFHNGALIDEHGAAGVAH, from the coding sequence ATGCAACGTTATTCCGGCTTCGGCCTGCTCAAGCATTCCTTCAGCCACCACGAGAACTGGCAGCGCATGTGGCGCAACCCGACGCCCAAGCCGGTCTACGACGTGATCATCGTCGGCGGTGGCGGCCACGGCCTGGCCACCGCCTACTACCTGGCCAAAGAGTTCGGCGTGAAGAACGTCGCGGTCATCGAGAAGGGCTGGCTGGGCGGCGGCAACACCGCGCGCAACACCACCATCGTGCGCTCCAACTACCTGTGGGACGAGTCGGCGCAGCTGTACGAGCATGCCATGAAGCTGTGGGAAGGCCTGTCCCAGGACCTCAACTACAACGTCATGTTCTCCCAGCGCGGCGTCTTCAACCTCGGCCACACCCTGCAGGACATGCGCGACATCGAGCGCCGGGTCAGCGCCAACCGCCTCAACGGCATCGACGGCGAGGTGCTCAACGCCAAGCAGGTCGAGGAACTGATTCCCTTCATGGACTGCAGCAAGAACACCCGTTACCCGGTGATGGGCGCCTCGCTGCAGCGTCGCGGCGGCGTCGCCCGTCACGATGCGGTGGCCTGGGGCTATGCCCGCGCCGCCGACGCCCTGGGCGTGGACCTGATCCAGCAGACCGAAGTGATCGGCTTCCGCAAGGAAAACGGTGTGTGCATCGGCGTCGAGACCAGCCGCGGCTTCATCGGCGGCAAGCGCGTCGGCGTGGTCACCGCCGGTAACTCCGGGCACATGGCCAAGCTGGCCGGCTTCCGCCTGCCGCTCGAATCCCACCCGCTGCAGGCGCTGGTGTCCGAGCCGATCAAGCCGATCATCGACAGCGTGATCATGTCCAACGCCGTGCACGGCTACATCAGCCAGTCGGACAAGGGCGACCTGGTCATCGGCGCCGGCATCGACGGCTACAACGGCTACGGCCAGCGCGGTTCCTACCCGACCATCGAGCACACCCTGCAGGCCATCGTCGAGCTGTTCCCGATCCTCTCGCGGGTGCGCATGAACCGCCAGTGGGGCGGCATCGTCGACACCACGCCGGACGCCTGCCCGATCATCGCCAAGACCCCGGTGCCGAACCTGTTCTTCAACTGCGGTTGGGGCACCGGCGGCTTCAAGGCGACGCCGGGCTCGGGCCACGTGTTCGCCGCGAGCCTGGCCAAGGGCGAGATGCACCCGCTGGCCAAGCCGTTCGCCATCGAGCGCTTCCACAATGGCGCGCTGATCGACGAACACGGCGCGGCCGGGGTGGCGCACTGA
- the fdhA gene encoding formaldehyde dehydrogenase, glutathione-independent, which translates to MSGNRGVVYLGQGKVEVQKIDYPKMQDPRGKKIEHGVILRVVSTNICGSDQHMVRGRTTAQVGLVLGHEITGEVIEKGRDVERMQIGDLVSVPFNVACGRCRSCKEQHTGVCLTVNPARAGGAYGYVDMGDWTGGQAEYVMVPYADFNLLKLPDRDKAMEKIRDLTCLSDILPTGYHGAVTAGVGPGSTVYIAGAGPVGMAAAASARLLGAAVVIVGDVNPVRLAHAKAVGFEIADLSLDIPLADQIAALLGEPEVDCAVDCVGFEARGHGHDGVQHEAPATVLNSLMQVTRVAGNIGIPGLYVTDDPGAVDAAAKKGALSIRFGLGWAKSHSFHTGQTPVMKYNRQLMQAIMWDRINIAEIVGVEVISLDDAPKGYHEFDAGVPKKFVMDPHKLFGAA; encoded by the coding sequence ATGTCTGGTAATCGTGGTGTCGTCTATCTGGGTCAAGGCAAGGTCGAAGTCCAGAAGATCGACTATCCGAAAATGCAGGACCCGCGCGGCAAGAAGATCGAGCACGGCGTGATCCTGCGCGTGGTGTCCACCAACATCTGCGGCTCCGACCAGCACATGGTGCGCGGACGCACCACCGCCCAGGTCGGTCTGGTGCTGGGCCACGAGATCACCGGTGAGGTGATCGAGAAGGGCCGTGACGTCGAGCGCATGCAGATCGGCGACCTGGTCTCGGTACCGTTCAACGTCGCCTGCGGCCGCTGCCGCAGCTGCAAGGAGCAGCACACCGGTGTCTGCCTGACCGTCAACCCGGCCCGCGCCGGCGGTGCCTACGGCTACGTCGACATGGGCGACTGGACCGGTGGCCAGGCCGAATACGTGATGGTGCCCTACGCCGACTTCAACCTGCTCAAGCTGCCGGATCGCGACAAGGCCATGGAGAAGATCCGTGACCTGACCTGCCTGTCCGACATCCTGCCAACCGGTTACCACGGCGCGGTCACCGCCGGCGTCGGCCCGGGCAGCACCGTCTACATCGCCGGCGCCGGTCCGGTCGGCATGGCCGCAGCCGCCTCGGCCCGCCTGCTCGGCGCCGCCGTGGTCATCGTCGGCGACGTCAACCCGGTGCGCCTGGCCCATGCCAAGGCGGTGGGCTTCGAGATCGCCGACCTGTCCCTGGACATTCCGCTGGCCGACCAGATCGCCGCCCTGCTGGGCGAGCCGGAAGTCGACTGCGCGGTCGACTGCGTGGGCTTCGAAGCCCGTGGCCATGGCCACGACGGCGTGCAGCACGAGGCTCCGGCCACCGTGCTCAACTCGCTGATGCAGGTCACCCGCGTGGCCGGCAACATCGGTATCCCGGGCCTGTACGTCACCGACGATCCGGGTGCGGTGGACGCCGCGGCGAAGAAGGGTGCGCTGAGCATCCGCTTCGGCCTGGGCTGGGCCAAGTCGCACAGCTTCCACACCGGCCAGACCCCGGTGATGAAGTACAACCGCCAGCTGATGCAGGCGATCATGTGGGACCGCATCAACATCGCCGAGATCGTCGGCGTCGAAGTGATCAGCCTGGACGACGCGCCGAAGGGCTACCACGAGTTCGATGCCGGCGTGCCGAAGAAATTCGTCATGGACCCGCACAAGCTGTTCGGCGCCGCCTGA
- a CDS encoding HD-GYP domain-containing protein: protein MLKRIPVTELLQGMYIHELCGSWMEHPFWKTRFLLNSGKDLQRILDSGIREVWIDTGRGLDLSSGKTLEQAQIEAEAVLLAAAPAAPAGEAPRAGDQPTLEEEIQRAAKLCDSSKRAVMAMFGDARMGRAIEVGQVGELVEEISASILRQPNALISLARLKHADEYTYMHSVAVCGLMIALARQLALPEAQVREAGMAGLLHDIGKMRMPAEVLNKPGKLSDSEFATMRAHPEAGARLLNDSKPISAVVLDVCLHHHEKVDGSGYPHRLAGEQISLFARMAAVCDVYDAITSDRPYKAGWEPAESIRKMAGWKGHFDERVFQAFVRTMGIYPTGSLVRLQSGRLGVVLEQHEHSLLTPKVKVFFSAKSKQPIPQEVIDLSKLAGRERIIGRESAADWGFRNLDELWSGLPSR, encoded by the coding sequence GTGCTCAAACGCATTCCCGTCACCGAGCTGCTCCAAGGCATGTACATCCATGAGCTGTGCGGCTCCTGGATGGAGCACCCGTTCTGGAAGACCAGGTTCCTGCTCAACAGCGGCAAGGACCTGCAACGCATCCTCGACAGCGGCATCCGCGAGGTGTGGATCGACACCGGCAGGGGCCTGGACCTGTCGAGCGGCAAGACGCTGGAGCAGGCCCAGATCGAGGCCGAAGCGGTATTGCTGGCGGCCGCCCCTGCCGCCCCTGCCGGCGAGGCGCCGCGGGCAGGCGACCAACCCACCCTGGAGGAGGAAATCCAGCGGGCGGCCAAACTGTGCGACAGCTCCAAGCGCGCGGTGATGGCGATGTTCGGCGACGCGCGCATGGGCCGGGCCATCGAGGTCGGCCAGGTGGGCGAGCTGGTGGAGGAGATTTCCGCGTCCATCCTGCGTCAGCCCAATGCGCTGATCAGCCTGGCGCGGCTCAAGCACGCCGACGAGTACACCTACATGCATTCGGTGGCGGTGTGCGGCCTGATGATCGCCCTGGCGCGCCAGCTCGCGCTGCCCGAGGCGCAGGTGCGCGAGGCCGGCATGGCCGGGCTGCTGCATGACATCGGCAAGATGCGCATGCCCGCGGAGGTGCTGAACAAACCGGGCAAGCTGAGCGATAGCGAGTTCGCCACCATGCGCGCTCATCCCGAGGCCGGCGCGCGCCTGCTGAACGACAGCAAGCCGATCAGTGCGGTGGTGTTGGATGTCTGCCTGCACCACCACGAGAAGGTCGACGGCAGCGGCTACCCCCACCGCCTGGCGGGCGAGCAGATCAGCCTGTTCGCGCGCATGGCGGCGGTGTGCGACGTGTACGACGCGATCACCTCGGACCGCCCCTACAAGGCCGGCTGGGAGCCCGCCGAGTCGATCCGCAAGATGGCCGGCTGGAAAGGCCACTTCGACGAGCGGGTGTTCCAGGCCTTCGTCAGGACCATGGGCATCTACCCCACGGGTTCCCTGGTGCGCCTGCAGAGCGGGCGCCTGGGGGTGGTGCTGGAGCAGCACGAACATTCCCTGCTGACGCCTAAGGTCAAGGTGTTCTTCTCGGCCAAGAGCAAGCAGCCGATTCCCCAGGAGGTCATCGACCTGAGCAAGCTGGCCGGTCGCGAGCGCATCATCGGCCGCGAGTCGGCCGCCGACTGGGGCTTTCGCAACCTGGACGAGCTGTGGAGCGGGCTGCCGTCGCGCTGA